In one window of Paracoccus saliphilus DNA:
- a CDS encoding Hsp70 family protein — MARQTRILGVDFGTSNSAAGYLCDGKPRLIQMAPGQDTLPTTFFFDYETRQTLIGEAANRALLDGVEGRFMRALKRVLGTTLMHEKRQILNERVTFVEIIARFLKQIKTRAEAETGMVFDHALSGRPVVFHGSGDPREEQAEADLRSCYLAAGFREVSFMPEPEAAAIAGGALDHPGAIGLIVDVGGGTSDFSLFRSGNEGVTILANHGVRIGGTDFDRSINIDHVMPLLGKGTQLRKVMGPGMSPTPNAIFNDLATWEKIPFVYSPQNRRMVAEMVRLAQFPDRLSRLAKVLDDELGHDLAFAVERGKIAANGGDGQSRILLDQIERDLFAPLPAEGLERSLLRHADLLSGGARETLQIAGIDAADVQQVIYVGGSSLMVMVSDTMKAQFPVARHSFSEVFTAVTDGLAITAGR; from the coding sequence ATGGCGCGGCAGACCCGCATCCTGGGTGTCGACTTCGGCACCTCCAATTCCGCTGCGGGCTATCTTTGCGATGGCAAGCCCCGGTTGATCCAGATGGCCCCTGGCCAGGACACGCTGCCCACAACGTTCTTCTTCGATTACGAGACCCGGCAGACATTGATCGGCGAAGCGGCCAACAGGGCACTTCTGGACGGCGTGGAAGGGCGCTTCATGCGTGCGCTGAAGCGAGTGCTCGGCACCACGTTGATGCATGAGAAGCGCCAGATCCTCAACGAACGGGTGACCTTTGTCGAGATCATCGCCCGCTTCCTGAAACAGATCAAAACCCGCGCCGAAGCCGAGACCGGGATGGTCTTCGACCACGCCCTGTCGGGTAGACCCGTGGTGTTCCATGGCTCCGGCGATCCGCGCGAGGAGCAGGCCGAGGCGGATCTGCGTAGCTGTTACCTGGCAGCGGGGTTTCGCGAAGTGAGCTTCATGCCCGAACCCGAGGCCGCCGCGATCGCTGGCGGCGCGCTGGATCACCCCGGCGCGATCGGCCTGATCGTCGATGTCGGGGGTGGCACCTCGGATTTCTCACTATTCCGCTCCGGCAATGAGGGTGTGACGATCCTTGCCAATCACGGTGTGCGCATCGGTGGCACGGATTTCGACAGGTCGATCAATATCGATCACGTGATGCCGTTGCTGGGCAAGGGAACGCAGTTGCGCAAGGTGATGGGACCGGGCATGTCGCCCACCCCGAACGCGATCTTCAACGATCTTGCCACATGGGAGAAAATCCCCTTCGTCTACTCGCCGCAGAACCGCCGGATGGTCGCAGAGATGGTCCGCCTGGCGCAGTTCCCGGACCGGCTATCCCGTCTGGCGAAGGTGCTGGACGATGAGCTTGGTCATGATCTGGCCTTTGCCGTCGAGCGCGGCAAGATCGCGGCCAATGGTGGAGACGGGCAGTCACGTATCCTGCTGGACCAGATCGAGCGCGACCTGTTCGCGCCATTGCCAGCCGAGGGATTGGAGCGGAGCCTTTTGCGGCACGCTGATTTGCTGTCAGGTGGAGCGCGGGAAACGCTGCAGATCGCCGGTATCGACGCGGCTGATGTCCAGCAGGTGATCTATGTCGGCGGCTCCAGCCTGATGGTCATGGTTTCCGATACGATGAAGGCACAATTTCCCGTTGCGCGTCATTCTTTCAGCGAGGTCTTCACTGCTGTCACCGATGGGCTTGCCATCACTGCCGGGCGCTGA
- a CDS encoding MFS transporter, with the protein MHQPISLTEQPTWRDPRAIALMIAASLTVMTAATISPALPGLERQFPETEINSFLVRMLVPAPSLAVVLFAPFCGAMADRSGRRRMLLAGLVLFVLAGSVGLVLPSLPLILVSRLALGVALAMIMTAQSALLGDYFSGNALHKVSSGQVSARNFGGLVFILLAGLLAMISPRLPFAIYALPLLILPFFWRVIVEPQRQTTVAGVRNLPGAETSRRLVILLACGQMVVTMLFFTMPTQLPFFLSAKGYSSPAMTGAALGMLMLAGAVTALFYPRIRVRIGNDGNWACGFGLMATGFVLLVASETEAAVFVGCAAIGAGYALAIPGFVVLSLAATPPERRGRTGALLTGSVFLGQFLSPVLSSPALAQWGWHNSGLGLGTILGFAAVVFAATALFSALRQLA; encoded by the coding sequence ATGCACCAACCTATCAGTTTAACCGAACAACCGACCTGGCGCGATCCGCGCGCCATAGCCCTGATGATCGCAGCATCGCTGACGGTGATGACTGCTGCGACCATCAGTCCCGCATTGCCGGGGCTGGAACGGCAGTTTCCGGAGACGGAAATCAACTCCTTCCTGGTGCGCATGCTGGTCCCCGCGCCGTCTTTGGCAGTGGTTCTATTCGCACCATTCTGCGGGGCCATGGCAGACAGGTCCGGAAGACGGCGCATGCTTCTGGCAGGACTGGTATTGTTCGTCCTTGCCGGAAGCGTCGGGTTGGTTCTGCCTTCGCTGCCCCTGATCCTTGTCAGCAGGCTGGCTCTGGGTGTGGCACTTGCGATGATCATGACGGCACAATCTGCATTGCTAGGCGATTACTTCTCGGGCAACGCGCTGCACAAGGTGTCCAGCGGGCAGGTCTCGGCCCGCAATTTCGGAGGGCTGGTCTTCATCCTTCTCGCCGGATTGCTGGCAATGATCAGTCCACGGCTGCCCTTCGCTATCTACGCCTTACCTTTGCTGATCCTGCCCTTTTTCTGGCGGGTAATCGTTGAGCCACAACGCCAGACAACCGTCGCCGGGGTCCGCAACTTGCCCGGCGCCGAGACGTCGCGGCGACTGGTGATCCTGCTTGCCTGTGGCCAGATGGTTGTGACGATGCTGTTCTTCACGATGCCGACCCAGCTGCCGTTCTTCCTGTCGGCCAAAGGCTATAGTTCACCAGCCATGACCGGCGCGGCCTTGGGAATGCTGATGCTGGCGGGCGCTGTGACGGCGCTGTTCTATCCCCGGATTCGCGTGCGTATTGGCAATGACGGAAACTGGGCCTGTGGCTTTGGTCTCATGGCCACGGGGTTTGTTTTGCTTGTCGCGAGCGAGACGGAGGCGGCGGTGTTTGTCGGGTGCGCCGCGATCGGCGCGGGTTATGCGCTGGCCATTCCAGGCTTTGTCGTGCTGTCGCTGGCCGCCACCCCGCCAGAGCGTCGCGGCAGGACCGGCGCGTTGCTGACGGGGTCGGTTTTTCTCGGGCAGTTCCTTTCGCCCGTTCTCAGCAGTCCCGCCCTCGCACAATGGGGATGGCACAACAGTGGCTTAGGATTAGGGACGATACTGGGGTTCGCGGCGGTCGTCTTTGCCGCTACGGCTCTATTCTCGGCTTTGCGTCAGCTCGCTTGA
- a CDS encoding helix-turn-helix domain-containing protein, which translates to MKLLDISDVVEASGTPASTLRYYESLRLIAPAGRHGLRRQYEPEVLQRLALIGMGRSAGLSLGEISELFGRNATPEIPREDLHQRANALDSKAREMIALATMMRHVADCPAPSHMECPTFLKLLRIGSAHRSRARKRQARRSTDRKIKDAKAGEAP; encoded by the coding sequence ATGAAATTGCTAGATATTTCAGACGTCGTGGAAGCAAGCGGCACCCCCGCTTCGACACTGCGATACTACGAGTCGCTTCGCCTGATCGCGCCGGCGGGTAGACATGGCCTGCGACGCCAATATGAGCCCGAGGTTCTACAGCGATTGGCGTTGATCGGCATGGGGCGATCTGCCGGGCTGTCGCTCGGCGAAATCTCGGAATTGTTCGGCCGCAATGCCACTCCCGAGATTCCACGCGAGGACCTGCACCAGCGTGCCAATGCGTTGGACAGCAAGGCGCGTGAGATGATCGCTCTGGCCACCATGATGCGCCATGTGGCCGACTGCCCCGCCCCATCCCATATGGAATGCCCGACGTTCCTCAAGCTGCTGCGTATAGGCTCTGCCCACCGGTCGCGTGCGCGCAAACGGCAGGCACGCAGATCAACTGATCGAAAAATCAAGGACGCAAAAGCCGGGGAAGCACCATAG
- a CDS encoding helix-turn-helix domain-containing protein, producing the protein MTCYHDLIFQPDMLTAKREDGTTIRLSRQEHALLLRFVRHPHTLITRAELLEALGGKNDNLSERNIDYLVNRLRKRLGDTAKDSRFIATRYGDGYVWVADPVKSEPISAFLLIGPVYGSSDDQDVIGNFPSQLASAISAETGGHQVIIPRPNWNPGPHGHDNLDYTLDVSTHIENGIVHLAMVLREGRSRRNIESFRRTWLQEDGCDRIDELSHRIACALWRHALLIDPGVEAAVMSLNDGTRWRESVAYLHMERGDEHAEAEISVMLALNAYKKLIRSIHYAPSGGDEWTALEDEIEDLALRALPDAHNNPYLLLPIAKLLRFIDRGYLELAGRLTNEAFQNSTSFAEVFAMKGQIEASRGRIDVAVTLYDKAISMIEPNSKFHIHLLILKIFALMAGENRTAAYNSVIDLHSITPVNRGPFGLLFVPPKARQLCADAENMFATMTHEDGQHLTRYMFRAWARQFQQHEHQQNVLKGFVHHLQRHHGSDSIASEIARRFPELVASTAGSPANNHGISGLNSFVYHSSYGGSRR; encoded by the coding sequence TTGACTTGTTATCACGATCTCATCTTTCAGCCGGATATGCTCACTGCGAAACGTGAGGACGGCACGACAATTCGCCTGTCCCGACAGGAGCACGCGCTCCTGTTGCGGTTCGTGCGACACCCTCACACCTTGATAACTCGCGCGGAATTACTTGAAGCCCTCGGTGGTAAAAACGACAATCTTTCCGAACGGAATATCGATTATCTCGTCAATCGGCTTCGCAAGCGTCTCGGCGATACCGCCAAGGATTCCCGCTTCATCGCCACCAGATATGGCGACGGATATGTCTGGGTCGCCGATCCGGTAAAGTCTGAACCCATCTCGGCATTTCTGCTCATCGGACCGGTCTATGGATCGAGTGACGACCAGGATGTCATCGGTAATTTTCCAAGTCAGCTCGCCTCGGCGATTTCAGCCGAAACCGGCGGACATCAGGTTATTATCCCCAGACCCAATTGGAATCCTGGTCCGCATGGGCACGATAACCTTGATTACACTCTCGATGTCAGCACACATATTGAAAACGGCATCGTTCACTTGGCGATGGTGCTCCGGGAGGGGCGGTCGCGCCGGAACATTGAGAGTTTCCGGCGGACATGGCTGCAGGAAGATGGTTGTGACCGTATCGATGAATTATCGCATAGGATTGCATGTGCCCTTTGGCGACATGCGTTACTGATCGATCCGGGTGTAGAGGCCGCCGTGATGTCGCTTAATGACGGCACGAGGTGGCGTGAATCCGTTGCCTACCTTCACATGGAACGTGGGGATGAGCATGCTGAAGCGGAGATTTCAGTTATGCTCGCACTCAACGCATATAAAAAGCTGATCCGAAGTATCCATTACGCCCCTTCAGGCGGCGATGAATGGACGGCCCTGGAGGATGAAATCGAGGACTTGGCCCTCAGGGCGCTGCCTGACGCGCATAACAACCCCTATCTCCTCCTGCCTATAGCGAAACTCCTGCGATTCATCGACCGGGGATATCTTGAGCTGGCCGGCAGGCTGACCAATGAGGCGTTTCAAAATAGCACGTCATTCGCTGAGGTCTTTGCCATGAAGGGGCAGATCGAAGCCAGCAGGGGCAGGATAGATGTGGCGGTGACGCTCTATGATAAAGCGATCAGTATGATCGAACCTAACTCGAAATTTCACATCCATCTGCTCATTTTGAAGATATTCGCATTAATGGCCGGAGAGAACCGGACCGCCGCCTATAATTCCGTCATTGATCTGCACAGTATTACCCCGGTGAATAGAGGCCCGTTCGGTCTCTTATTTGTTCCACCGAAGGCCAGGCAACTTTGCGCAGATGCCGAAAACATGTTTGCAACGATGACACATGAAGATGGCCAGCATCTGACACGTTATATGTTTAGGGCCTGGGCGAGGCAGTTCCAGCAGCATGAACATCAACAGAATGTCTTAAAGGGTTTCGTGCACCATCTTCAGAGACACCACGGAAGCGACTCCATTGCCTCGGAAATCGCAAGGCGCTTCCCCGAGCTTGTGGCGTCAACGGCCGGTTCTCCAGCCAATAATCATGGCATCAGTGGACTGAACAGCTTTGTTTATCATTCTTCATATGGGGGATCTCGTCGGTGA